A genomic window from Purpureocillium takamizusanense chromosome 2, complete sequence includes:
- a CDS encoding uncharacterized protein (EggNog:ENOG503NXRB~TransMembrane:1 (o20-43i)~COG:Q) yields the protein MSLASLLPPYDAFRLLNGRTLLQGIIAFWIVKTVVTIVYRLLFHPLAHVPGPKLAAISDLPFIAYFFRGDSHTVVLRWHEKYGEVVRIGPDELSFNNEQAWKEIYGTNKTRIFVKDRYHPARPVNNRVGKGIVPATGKDHTRQRRLLSHAFSDSALRQQEALIKQSVDLFMHRIDESWESTGAFDAAKWFNLLTFDVIGDLAFGEPFGCLRDAAAHRYTVLVGKALGTLPRLNLLRRLWIWRLWFPRHTPRYLIRQIVEMQDMARDKLDRRLQRTMAREDLIGHILTHQTEELTMDEGELRGNASTFISAGSETTASALTGIAYYLALDPLRQQRLRDEINVTFPPGSEVGLEGAAKMEYLNTVIQEGLRLFPPVAGGLHREALEDTFVCGIPIAKGVSCTRVLTTLKFRSGPVADLQTIVSSNTYAAANDERNFTDAKRFVPERWLADVDPRYAADNRGASQPFSTGAKGCIGKNLAYAEMRLTVCRLVRRYYLDFESPAEIAAHWDPARQRAFLLWQKRSLTVRLHRVPS from the exons ATGTCTCTAGCGAGCCTGCTGCCGCCCTATGATGCCTTCCGTTTGCTCAACGGACGCACGTTACTGCAAGGT ATCATCGCCTTTTGGATCGTCAAGACTGTCGTCACAATCGTCTACCGCTTGCTGTTCCACCCTCTCGCCCACGTCCCCGGGCCCAAGCTGGCCGCAATATCAGACCTGCCCTTCATCGCCTACTTCTTCCGTGGCGACTCGCACACTGTAGTGCTCAGATGGCATGAGAAGTACGGAGAGGTCGTCAGGATAGGGCCGGACGAGCTGTCGTTCAACAACGAGCAGGCGTGGAAGGAAATCTACGGTACGAATAAGACTAGGATCTTTGTCAAGGATCGGTACCACCCGGCGCGGCCCGTGAACAACAGGgtcggcaagggcatcgtCCCCGCCACCGGCAAAGACCACacccggcagcgccgcctgctgtCCCACGCCTTCTCCGATAGCGCGCTCCGCCAGCAGGAGGCCCTCATTAAGCAGAGTGTGGATCTGTTCATGCACCGTATCGACGAGAGCTGGGAGTCGACGGGAGCCTTTGACGCCGCCAAGTGGTTCAACCTCCTCACCTTCGACGTCATCGGCGACCTTGCCTTTGGCGAGCCCTTCGGCTGCCTGCGTGACGCGGCCGCGCATCGGTACACCGTCCTCGTGGGCAAAGCGCTGGGCACGCTGCCGAGGCTCAACCTCCTCCGCAGGCTCTGGATCTGGCGGCTGTGGTTCCCGCGCCACACGCCGCGGTACCTCATTCGCCAGATCGTCGAGATGCAGGACATGGCGAGGGATAAGCTGGATCGGCGGTTGCAGCGCACGATGGCGCGCGAGGATTTGATCGGACATATCCTGACTCATCAGACGGAGGAGCTCAcgatggacgagggcgagttGCGCGGGAATGCGTCCACATTCATTTCAGCGGGgagcgagacgacggcgagtgCACTTACGGGTATTGCGTATTACTTGGCTTTGGACCCGTTACGGCAGCAGAGGCTTCGCGATGAGATTAACGTCACGTTTCCGCCAGGGTCGGAGGTGGGCCTTGAGGGAGCAGCGAAGATGGAATACCTAAACACCGTCATCCAAGAAGGCCTACGACTTTTCCCGCCCGTGGCCGGTGGACTGCATAGGGAAGCCTTGGAAGACACGTTTGTCTGCGGAATCCCCATCGCAAAGGGAGTGAGTTGCACCCGAGTCCTCACCACGCTGAAATTCAGATCAGGACCCGTCGCTGACCTGCAGACCATCGTGTCCTCCAACACATACGCCGCGGCCAACGACGAGAGGAACTTTACCGACGCGAAGCGCTTCGTCCCCGAGCGATGGCTGGCAGACGTAGACCCGCGATACGCCGCGGACAATAGGGGCGCCTCACAGCCGTTCAGCACCGGGGCCAAGGGGTGCATCGGCAAGAATCTGGCATATGCCGAGATGAGGCTGACTGTTTGCCGCCTTGTGAGGAGGTACTATTTGGATTTTGAGTCGCCTGCTGAAATTGCAGCGCATTGGGATCCGGCCCGCCAGCGGGCGTTTCTTCTTTGGCAGAAGAGGAGTCTCACGGTTCGATTGCATAGGGTGCCTAGTTAG
- a CDS encoding uncharacterized protein (EggNog:ENOG503P8ZP): MFRRSLKAVSLILLLSLTVVDAAPARARVQPRNTLGTSLTDFTGCKSDNDNNQQDFIKQAYKEAHAIVDVDGVKANIHWDSEAAVDFFGPPQFNKDQQGQIQAVLANVETVQPGYWWNPFGHSLQVRCDDPKKNCARGVTAYTLNPKGNEKPYVSFCPGFFNQYTLDKAVNNYKDDKNPEIKWDVDNYMNRGLIFLHELFHVDIAADSEKGEPNPKIFDISIRYNDTQGNIQGPRRAYTARFSKLLARFLPSSKAKNQKSTGYWVQRNVDNFSRYAMAKYVEGKIGGYPFLPLIYDKLLYPLDPGSRPGKSSLVAFQADNNSDAKVAVDTSDIDDDLDGQASVDATHMTDDVFEIGKPISADEYPESYAGWLDILKGKRDGICKVEVEEIWTCEDVASNLYASVKIIDASGKPVYTSPGSAHSPGQPINDSHPLKLKESGMDNTLTMIGEHTNDYIQFSYGSTSWTSTDTNGDASCKLVGNNWDKDGPKGCPNAMAVTRTFECQYPCAK; the protein is encoded by the exons ATGTTTCGACGCTCGCTCAAGGCCGTTAGCCTAATCCTTCTTCTATCTCTTACAGTTGTAGATGCAGCCCCAGCACGCGCTCGCGTTCAGCCGCGGAATACGCTTGGCACAAGCTTGACCGACTTTAC CGGCTGTAAAAGCGATAACGACAACAATCAACAAGACTTCATTAAGCAAGCGTACAAAGAAGCACACGCGATTGTAGACGTCGATGGTGTCAAGGCGAATATCCACTGGGATTCAGAAGCGGCTGTTGACTTTTTTGGCCCTCCAC AATTCAATAAAGACCAGCAAGGCCAAATTCAAGCTGTTCTAGCCAATGTCGAAACAGTACAACCAGGCTACTGGTGGAATCCTTTTGGTCACTCGCTCCAA GTCCGTTGTGATGATCCCAAGAAGAATTGCGCCAGGGGCGTCACTGCCTATACCCTCAACCCAAAAGGCAATGAGAAGCCTTATGTCAGTTTTTGCCCTGGCTTCTTTAACCAATATACACTGGATAAGGCTGTCAACAACTATAAGGACGATAAGAATCCAGAAATCAAGTGGGATGTGGATAACTACATGAATCGAG GCTTGATCTTTCTACATGAGCTCTTTCATGTCGATATTGCTGCCGATTCGGAGAAGGGCGAGCCTAACCCTAAGATCTTCGATATAAGCATTCGATATAATGACACACAGGGAAATATACAAGGGCCACGCAGGGCGTACACTGCCCGTTTCTCAAAGCTTCTTGCGCGGTTCCTACCCAGCAGCAAAGCGAAGAACCAGAAATCTACCGGCTATTGGGTCCAGCGCAACGTGGATAATTTCTCGCGCTATGCCATGGCCAAGTATGTGGAAGGCAAAATCGGCGGATACCCATTTCTGCCCCTGATCTACGACAAACTCCTTTACCCTCTAGATCCAGGTTCGAGACCCGGCAAATCTAGCTTGGTTGCGTTCCAAGCCGATAACAACTCTGACGCGAAAGTGGCCGTGGACACGTCGGACATTGACGACGACCTGGACGGACAAGCCAGCGTCGATGCTACACATATGACAGACGATGTCTTTGAGATTGGTAAGCCAATTAGTGCCGATGAGTACCCTGAATCATATGCCGGGTGGTTGGATATCCTCAAAGGCAAGAGGGACGGAATCTGCAAAGTTGAAGTGGAGGAAATCTGGACGTGCGAAGACGTTGCGTCGAATCTATATGCTTCGGTCAAGATTATCGATGCTAGTGGTAAGCCTGTGTATACGAGTCCGGGGTCCGCGCATTCGCCTGGTCAGCCTATCAACGACAGTCATCCGCTTAAGCTCAAAGAGAGCGGCATGGACAACACCTTGACCATGATTGGTGAGCATACCAATGATTACATCCAGTTCAGTTATGGGTCTACCTCTTGGACATCAACCGATACCAACGGTGACGCCAGTTGCAAGCTAGTCGGCAATAATTGGGATAAGGATGGCCCTAAGGGCTGCCCTAATGCTATGGCTGTT ACTCGCACTTTTGAATGCCAGTATCCATGTGCAAAATGA
- a CDS encoding uncharacterized protein (EggNog:ENOG503P8ZP~SECRETED:SignalP(1-22~SECRETED:cutsite=VDA-AP~SECRETED:prob=0.8491)) — protein MNRGLIFLHELFHVDIAADSEKGEPNPKIFDISIRYNDTQGNIQGPRRAYTARFSKLLARFLPSSKAKNQKSTGYWVQRNVDNFSRYAMAKYVEGKIGGYPFLPLIYDKLLYPLDPGSRPGKSSLVAFQADNNSDAKVAVDTSDIDDDLDGQASVDATHMTDDVFEIGKPISADEYPESYAGWLDILKGKRDGICKVEVEEIWTCEDVASNLYASVKIIDASGKPVYTSPGSAHSPGQPINDSHPLKLKESGMDNTLTMIGEHTNDYIQFSYGSTSWTSTDTNGDASCKLVGNNWDKDGPKGCPNAMAVTRTFECQYPCAK, from the exons ATGAATCGAG GCTTGATCTTTCTACATGAGCTCTTTCATGTCGATATTGCTGCCGATTCGGAGAAGGGCGAGCCTAACCCTAAGATCTTCGATATAAGCATTCGATATAATGACACACAGGGAAATATACAAGGGCCACGCAGGGCGTACACTGCCCGTTTCTCAAAGCTTCTTGCGCGGTTCCTACCCAGCAGCAAAGCGAAGAACCAGAAATCTACCGGCTATTGGGTCCAGCGCAACGTGGATAATTTCTCGCGCTATGCCATGGCCAAGTATGTGGAAGGCAAAATCGGCGGATACCCATTTCTGCCCCTGATCTACGACAAACTCCTTTACCCTCTAGATCCAGGTTCGAGACCCGGCAAATCTAGCTTGGTTGCGTTCCAAGCCGATAACAACTCTGACGCGAAAGTGGCCGTGGACACGTCGGACATTGACGACGACCTGGACGGACAAGCCAGCGTCGATGCTACACATATGACAGACGATGTCTTTGAGATTGGTAAGCCAATTAGTGCCGATGAGTACCCTGAATCATATGCCGGGTGGTTGGATATCCTCAAAGGCAAGAGGGACGGAATCTGCAAAGTTGAAGTGGAGGAAATCTGGACGTGCGAAGACGTTGCGTCGAATCTATATGCTTCGGTCAAGATTATCGATGCTAGTGGTAAGCCTGTGTATACGAGTCCGGGGTCCGCGCATTCGCCTGGTCAGCCTATCAACGACAGTCATCCGCTTAAGCTCAAAGAGAGCGGCATGGACAACACCTTGACCATGATTGGTGAGCATACCAATGATTACATCCAGTTCAGTTATGGGTCTACCTCTTGGACATCAACCGATACCAACGGTGACGCCAGTTGCAAGCTAGTCGGCAATAATTGGGATAAGGATGGCCCTAAGGGCTGCCCTAATGCTATGGCTGTT ACTCGCACTTTTGAATGCCAGTATCCATGTGCAAAATGA
- the PTR2_2 gene encoding peptide transporter ptr2 (EggNog:ENOG503NVVT~COG:P~TransMembrane:9 (o22-44i51-68o108-130i137-157o249-269i290-308o340-360i367-387o399-420i)) — MYLTPLVGAYIADSYLGRYKTILYSAGLYLLGIAMLFATSFHAATRAHAGLPGLIITIIFLGLGTGGFKPNIGPLLLDQYPEKFQRVKTLKSGERVIVDPQITITNIMYIYFNLALVGCLSGIPTTWLALKVGFWAAFLLPLCVFVASILLLVSGGGKYVEAKPEPVLGHAFKAVVIAIRHGGKMDAAKPSALRAQYGASDVPYDDEFVEELKRGFIPQPIAYLCYLQATNNLISQAATMETHGLPNDILYNFTLLFGIVNTYLIRAFLIPFLRRKNIPFGPVRRMTTGFICGATGISYAAIVQKIVYSAGPCYDAPLNCPASEGGRIPNQANVMLQLPVYLGLATFEVLVQTATFEYAYTKAPKRLKGFVTAMVMLTTAVASALGIAVSRTAYDPGLITMYACLGGAFFASTILLWYFFRNYDKLENDLFALDVKVDAARAEKEKGVHLE; from the exons ATGTATCTGACGCCGCTCGTCGGGGCGTACATTGCCGATTCGTACCTCGGACGCTACAAGACGATTCTCTACTCAGCCGGCCTATACCTGCTGGGTATCGCTATGCTCTTTGCTACGTCTTTTCACGCGGCCACTCGGGCTCACGCCGGTTTGCCCGGCCTTATCATTACCATCATCTTCCTAGGACTGGGCACCGGCGGATTCAAGCCCAATATTGGACCGTTGCTGCTCGACCAATATCCCGAGAAGTTCCAAAGGGTCAAGACACTCAAGAGCGGAGAGCGTGTCATAGTGGACCCTCAGATAACCATCACCAATATCATGTACATCTACTTTAACCTGGCTCTGGTTGGATGCCTATCCGGGATACCGACAACCTGGCTTGCTCTCAAAGTTGGGTTTTGGGCCGCGTTTCTGCTTCCGCTCTGTGTGTTTGTCGCCTCCATTCTGCTGTTAGTGTCTGGCGGAGGAAAGTACG TGGAGGCAAAACCTGAGCCCGTCCTAGGCCACGCATTCAAAGCCGTGGTCATCGCCAttcgccatggcggcaagATGGATGCTGCGAAACCGTCCGCCCTTCGGGCCCAATATGGCGCTTCGGACGTTCCGTACGATGACGAGTTTGTCGAAGAGTTGAAGAGGGGCTT CATCCCTCAACCAATTGCCTACTTGTGCTACCTGCAAGCGACAAACAATCTAATCTCTCAGGCCGCGACAATGGAGACTCACGGCCTTCCCAACGACATCCTCTACAACTTCACCCTGCTTttcggcatcgtcaacacTTATCTGATCAGAGCCTTCCTTATACCATTTCTGCGCCGAAAGAATATTCCGTTTGGACCTGTTCGACGAATGACCACAGGGTTCATCTGTGGAGCCACTGGCATCAGCTATGCCGCGATAGTGCAGAAGATTGTCTACTCGGCAGGCCCTTGCTACGACGCACCGTTGAACTGCCCAGCATCCGAGGGGGGCCGCATCCCGAACCAAGCGAATGTCATGCTGCAGCTACCCGTGTACCTTGGTCTTGCGACTTTCGAAGTACTGGTGCAGACAGCGACATTCGAATACGCATACACGAAAGCACCTAAGAGGTTGAAGGGCTTCGTGACGGCCATGGTCATGCTAACAACCGCAGTCGCATCGGCCCTCGGCATTGCCGTTTCCCGTACCGCTTACGACCCTGGACTGATTACCATGTACGCGTGTCTGGGCGGCGCCTTCTTTGCTTCTACCATCTTGTTGTGGTACTTTTTTCGCAACTATGATAAGCTCGAGAATGACCTGTTCGCCCTTGATGTCAAGGTTGATGCGGCACGGGcagagaaggagaagggggtACACCTCGAGTAG
- a CDS encoding uncharacterized protein (EggNog:ENOG503PU7P~SECRETED:SignalP(1-17~SECRETED:cutsite=GLA-SP~SECRETED:prob=0.6073)), with amino-acid sequence MKLALLASTIFAATGLASPIEAHDKHLISYTFERNKNFMESDLKVQKIIVDATGMDDWICSRSFPPICHPPPLETDVIKKLEALPGVIIRRTVRECTST; translated from the exons ATGAAGCTCGCCCTTCTCGCAAGCACTATTTTCGCGGCTAccggcctcgccagcccTATCGAGGCCCATGACAAGCAT CTCATCTCCTATACGTTCGAGCGTAACAAGAACTTTATGGAAAGTGACCTTAAGGTCCAGAA GATCATTGTAGATGCTACGGGCATGGACGACTGGATCTGCAGCCGATCCTTCCCTCCGATCTGCCACCCCCC GCCACTGGAGACGGACGTCATTAAGAAGCTAGAGGCTTTGCCCGGCGTTATTATCCGTCGTACTGTCCGTGAGTGCACGAGCACTTAG
- a CDS encoding uncharacterized protein (SECRETED:SignalP(1-21~SECRETED:cutsite=GTG-LE~SECRETED:prob=0.4964)~TransMembrane:5 (n8-18c23/24o1065-1093i1116-1137o1149-1166i1199-1227o1233-1258i)~EggNog:ENOG503P2ND) yields the protein MAFSWHHVLLAFLLMVVIGTGLEDEFNELPIDPQEETLHTPLVTLQDATCEGTTCSIVEDHQLRHTYLVFVVMLSDISRGLATKYGVSELSQLSDDLNTHIHEVNANTEDAYRLDLRRRGESHDADLVKRAGLFDKLLGGLLGGNRGAKEGNSNTDDATTGEGGRVKGDGGGGLLGGLLGGGKGGGGPISDAIGNVASNVIGKLLKGAGPGLAGAGFFGGVGAGEGAAQGLNLAPASMTKPTGEQVARENGMQNTGLNPVLRNAALGLTSTALKAVRQSGILQLPPLGPLAASLGTAVGSGAATGLRLTETNASAPLGNNATGLEGAVGSFGFGLSRSFTESINLTGPGGLTSKLPPIDFGATALDIGNGLGNGAVVGLRLANNKAIGPPRPVGPTDIPKIAGALSFGLSNSLIGNINLSSITGPGGVASMFPPVDFGATALDIGNGLGNGAVVGLRLANNKAIGPPRPAGPTDIPKIAGALSFGLSNSLIGNINISSVTGPGGVASMFPPVDFGATALGVGGAVGAGASMGFKLTKKDLTPAPPTSGKDLPGIASSFAFGATRTLSDNLNLSDVGGQLGTMLPPVNIADTALSLGSGLGNGVAQGLKLTDKDLTPPLPASPSDIPRIAGRFAFGLSNGVSVNLNVSEQAQKLGSMLPPIDIGLTALNVGAGIGAGAAAGLKLATNEQLAPPPPASQSDVPRIAGTLAFGITNAVAGSVNTTSLLNRAGMAGGLGGILGDGNVTSLLAKYGGPAASGLGKGLGSGAAVGLGLQPEASPEPLRPLPDGSLDVGRVTEDFAQGLTSRFLANGTASKALGNLSGSNGAAGGLASLTANLNIGRIANGFARGLLTGVGDGVEAIGGIKAIINGTSTPPTAPISDTKVDFNDTVSGSAVGFGQGLGTSGVVTAQKLLAPRKSDRSLGAPDKAKRGHDLDASTTGSIVLVGRQVDTKVPDQLTGLNLSRLLDADAVSAVAQKGVDTLTCDGVAALFVVGRSLQKSGTLPMSGLNDKTQAFLKSFVPQGNIRFVNGANTFVVDGQKAAQGLGDSQIAVVQAVSINGFPFSAFATFLVIHIGIAILGLFILFPLALTLNSVRNIAVRFRKLNDLPAWTPKATKLIWAAGVAPSLVLTTVFGVLPTSTSKHFQTVHEVLGLVTLIVALASLILYFRSTPTAELTPGEPFPDSFEMNRVTAVSHTSNQLLLALLPPTAISGFADLSGVTLCLTRAMAPFETAIALGLGLGSVFIVGQFVSGADTLLALRAWRKAKGARRTGRNQEIRRLDKN from the exons ATGGCTTTTTCGTGGCATCACGTCCTCCTGGCGTTCCTTCTTATGGTTGTCATCGGAACCGGACTTGAAGACGAATTCAATGAACTCCCCATCGACCCTCAGGAGGAGACCCTCCACACTCCTCTTGTGACATTGCAGGATGCCACGTGCGAGGGTACAACGTGCTCGATCGTCGAGGATCACCAGCTCCGGCATACCTATCTGGTCTTTGTTGTCATGTTAAGCGACATATCAAGGGGGCTCGCGACAAAGTATGGCGTGTCCGAGCTGTCCCAGCTATCAGATGATCTTAATACACATATCCATGAGGTTAACGCCAATACGGAAGACGCCTATAGGCTAGACCTGAGAAGGCGAGGGGAGAGCCATGATGCAGATTTGGTCAAGAGGGCAGGGCTGTTCGATAAGCTGCTAGGAGGTCTCTTGGGAGGCAACAGGGGGGCGAAGGAAGGCAACAGCAATACGGATGACGCCACGACCGGTGAAGGCGGTCGAGTaaaaggcgacggcggcggcggcctgcttgGAGGATTGTTGGGCGGTGGAaaaggtggcggcggtcccatcagcgacgccatcgggAATGTCGCCAGCAACGTCATCGGAAAACTTCTCAAAGGTGCAGGCCcaggcctcgccggcgcaggATTCTTCGGTGGTGTGGGagccggggagggggctgctCAGGGTCTCAACCTCGCACCAGCGTCCATGACCAAACCAACAGGCGAGCAAGTCGCGCGGGAGAACGGGATGCAAAACACAGGACTCAACCCAGTCCTAAGAAATGCGGCCCTGGGCCTTACATCTacggcgctcaaggccgtgCGTCAGAGCGGTATCttgcagctgccgccactCGGACCCCTTGCTGCGTCCTtgggcaccgccgtcggaagcggcgcggcgaccgGTCTCCGGCTCACAGAGACAAATGCTTCGGCTCCATTGGGCAACAACGCCACAGGCCTCGAGGGTGCGGTGGGGAGTTTTGGATTTGGACTGAGTCGGTCTTTCACAGAGAGTATTAACCTCACGGGCCCTGGTGGCCTGACGTCGAAGCTTCCTCCCATCGACTTCGGGGCCACGGCATTAGACATTGGGAATGGGCTCGGTAatggtgccgtcgtcgggctgcgcCTAGCCAACAACAAGGCTATTGGTCCCCCGCGGCCAGTTGGCCCTACGGATATCCCCAAAATTGCCGGGGCATTGTCGTTCGGCCTCTCGAACAGCCTGATAGGTAATATTAACCTCAGCAGTATTACTGGGCCTGGCGGTGTGGCGTCAATGTTCCCGCCGGTCGACTTTGGAGCCACGGCATTAGACATTGGGAATGGACTCGGTaacggtgccgtcgtcgggctgcgcCTAGCCAATAACAAGGCTATTGGTCCCCCGCGGCCAGCTGGCCCTACGGATATCCCCAAAATTGCCGGGGCATTGTCGTTCGGCCTCTCGAACAGCCTGATAGGCAATATTAACATAAGCAGTGTTACTGGGCCTGGCGGTGTGGCGTCCATGTTCCCGCCGGTCGACTTTGGAGCCACGGCGCTGGGTGTCGGCGGTGCTGTCGGCGCAGGAGCCTCCATGGGCTTCAAGCTCACCAAGAAGGATCTCactccggcgccgccaacctcaGGAAAGGACTTGCCAGGGATAGCCAGCTCGTTCGCCTTTGGCGCCACGAGGACCCTGTCTGACAACCTGAACCTGAGTGACGTGGGAGGCCAACTCGGCACGATGCTCCCGCCCGTAAACATCGCTGACACGGCCCTTTCCTTGGGATCCGGCTTGGGTAACGGTGTTGCGCAAGGACTTAAGCTCACTGACAAAGACCTTACCCCCCCGCTcccggcgtcgccatcaGACATACCACGCATCGCCGGACGGTTTGCCTTTGGCCTCTCCAACGGGGTGAGCGTTAACCTCAACGTCAGCGAACAAGCCCAGAAGCTGGGGTCTATGTTGCCGCCCATCGACATCGGCCTGACCGCGCTCAATGTGGGCGCGGGCATCGGGGCCGGGGCTGCCGCTGGGCTGAAACTTGCAACCAACGAACaactcgcgccgccgccgccggcgtctcAGAGCGACGTGCCGCGTATTGCTGGCACCTTGGCCTTTGGCATCACAAACGCTGTAGCTGGTAGCGTGAACACGACAAGCCTTCTCAATAGGGCTGGCATGGCGGGTGGCCTCGGTGGGATATTAGGCGACGGCAACGTGACTAGTCTGCTGGCTAAGTATGGAGGCCCGGCAGCTTCTGGACTCGGGAAGGGACTTGGCTCTGGAGCCGCAGTTGGCTTAGGTCTTCAGCCAGAAGCTTCGCCTGAGCCGCTTCGACCGTTGCCGGATGGAagcctcgacgtcgggaGAGTAACGGAGGATTTCGCACAGGGCCTGACATCGAGGTTCCTCGCTAATGGTACGGCAAGCAAGGCGCTCGGCAACCTCTCTggcagcaacggcgccgcaggcGGGCTCGCGAGCCTGACGGCCAATTTGAACATCGGGCGCATCGCCAACGGCTTTGCAAGAGGCTTGTTgaccggcgtcggcgacggcgtcgaagccATCGgtggcatcaaggccatcatcaacggtACATCCACGCCTCCCACAGCCCCTATTTCCGACACCAAGGTCGATTTCAACGACACCGTCAGTGGCTCAGCAGTCGGATTCGGCCAAGGTCTCGGCACCTCTGGAGTTGTTACAGCACAAAAGCTACTCGCTCCCAGAAAGAGTGACCGTTCCCTAGGTGCACCCGACAAGGCGAAGCGTGGACACGACTTGGATGCGTCTACTACTGGCTCAATTGTGCTTGTCGGCCGACAAGTCGACACCAAAGTCCCGGACCAGCTGACGGGTCTCAACTTGTCCCGTCTTCTAGACGCGGATGCCGTCTCCGCCGTGGCGCAGAAGGGTGTTGACACACTCACATGCGACGGTGTGGCGGCGCTGTTTGTCGTCGGCCGTAGCCTTCAAAAGAGCGGCACGCTGCCCATGAGCGGATTGAACGACAAGACCCAGGCTTTTCTGAAGTCGTTCGTCCCACAAGGCAACATACGCTTCGTTAATGGGGCCAACACGTTTGTTGTGGATGGCCAAAAGGCTGCTCAAGGACTCGGCGACTCTCAAATCGCTGTGGTCCAGGCGGTCAGTATCAACGGCTTCCCATTCTCCGCTTTTGCAACATTTCTAGTCATCCATA TCGGGATTGCGATCCTGGGTCTGTTCATCCTATTTCCGCTCGCCTTGACGCTCAACAGTGTACGCAACATTGCTGTGCGCTTCCGCAAACTCAACGACCTACCGGCATGGACGCCCAAGGCTACAAAACTcatctgggcggcgggcgtggctcCGTCTCTGGTCCTCACAACAGTATTTGGCGTTTTGCCTACATCTACGTCGAAGCACTTCCAAACTGTACATGAG GTACTCGGTCTCGTCACTCTGAtagtcgccctcgcctccctcatTTTATATTTTCGCTCTACCCCTACTGCCGAGCTGACTCCGGGCGAGCCATTTCCGGACAGCTTCGAGATGAACCGCGTCACAGCCGTCTCACACACCAGTAACCAATTGCTTCTCGCACTGCTGCCACCTACCGCCATTAGTGGATTTGCGGATTTGAGCGGCGTAACCCTGTGCTTGACACGCGCGATGGCTCCGTTCGAGACGGCCATCGCGCTGGGATTGGGGCTAGGATCTGTGTTCATCGTGGGGCAATTCGTCTCTGGGGCAGACACTTTACTGGCGCTCAGGGCGTGGAGAAAGGCCAAGGGCGCGAGAAGGACAGGTAGGAATCAAGAAATACGGAGACTTGATAAGAACTGA